A region of Plantactinospora sp. BC1 DNA encodes the following proteins:
- a CDS encoding restriction endonuclease subunit S, producing MSAPFEIPSTWLWSTLGEIADVVGGVTKDSKRQSDPSFVEVPYLRVANVQRGYLDLTNVATIRVPEEKARSLQLLQGDVLLNEGGDRDKLGRGWIWDGQLPVCIHQNHVFRARVRGGVLHPKLLAWHANEFGQRWFQRNGLQSVNLASISLSKIKEFPVPLPPLAEQRRIVAILEDYLSVFDSGVAQLSALTVRINRFRDQVMLAASTGQLGLRSDRVTACRPAPAGVDDGELPPIPKAWKWLRLREIADVVGGVTKDSKRQSDPSFVEVPYLRVANVQRAHLDLTDVAHLRVAPQKAEQLRLQPGDVLLNEGGDRDKLGRGWIWEDQVPGCIHQNHVFRARIYERVLHPKLLAWHANGFGRRWFEVNGLQSVNLASISLRKMKEFPVPVPPLAEQPHLVQLAERYLSLLDGMEKAIGSARRKADGLKASLLATAFAGRLVPQDPNDEPASELLARIRAERAAVPPKQRAARGRRTQKDKPAPPTRVIGRDYQQGELPL from the coding sequence GTGAGCGCTCCGTTCGAAATCCCTTCGACCTGGCTATGGTCGACTCTCGGCGAGATTGCCGACGTCGTGGGGGGTGTCACCAAGGACAGTAAGCGGCAGTCCGATCCAAGCTTCGTTGAAGTTCCCTATCTGCGGGTAGCCAACGTTCAGCGAGGTTATCTGGACCTCACGAATGTGGCCACGATTCGGGTGCCTGAGGAGAAGGCTCGCAGTCTTCAGCTGTTGCAAGGCGACGTTCTCCTCAACGAAGGTGGCGATCGTGACAAATTGGGACGTGGCTGGATCTGGGACGGTCAGCTTCCTGTCTGTATCCATCAGAATCATGTATTCCGGGCTCGCGTTCGGGGTGGCGTCCTCCATCCAAAGCTCCTGGCTTGGCATGCGAATGAATTTGGTCAACGCTGGTTCCAGCGAAATGGTCTTCAGAGCGTCAACCTGGCCTCAATCAGTCTCTCCAAGATCAAAGAGTTCCCGGTGCCGCTGCCTCCGCTTGCCGAGCAGCGTCGCATTGTGGCCATTCTCGAAGATTATCTATCGGTTTTTGATTCGGGGGTTGCGCAGCTATCTGCGCTTACCGTCCGCATCAACCGATTTCGTGATCAAGTTATGCTCGCTGCGAGTACCGGTCAGCTCGGCCTGCGCTCCGATCGCGTGACGGCCTGCCGTCCCGCCCCAGCCGGCGTTGATGATGGCGAGCTGCCGCCGATTCCCAAAGCATGGAAATGGCTGCGCCTGCGGGAGATCGCTGACGTTGTGGGTGGAGTCACGAAGGACAGCAAGCGGCAATCCGATCCGAGCTTCGTCGAGGTTCCGTACCTCCGGGTTGCGAACGTGCAACGGGCCCACCTGGATCTTACCGACGTAGCGCATCTCCGGGTGGCGCCACAAAAGGCTGAGCAATTGCGGCTTCAGCCTGGGGACGTGCTTCTCAATGAGGGCGGCGATCGGGACAAGCTTGGCCGAGGCTGGATTTGGGAGGATCAGGTGCCCGGCTGCATCCATCAGAACCATGTATTCCGCGCCCGGATCTACGAGAGGGTCCTTCATCCCAAGTTGCTAGCGTGGCATGCAAACGGGTTCGGGCGACGATGGTTCGAGGTTAACGGCCTCCAGAGTGTCAATCTCGCCTCGATTAGCTTGCGTAAGATGAAAGAATTCCCCGTCCCCGTCCCGCCGTTGGCCGAGCAGCCGCACCTGGTCCAATTGGCCGAGCGGTACCTGTCATTGTTGGACGGGATGGAGAAGGCTATTGGATCTGCGCGTCGTAAAGCTGACGGGCTGAAGGCATCTCTCCTGGCAACTGCGTTCGCCGGTCGGCTCGTACCGCAGGATCCGAACGACGAGCCCGCGTCGGAGTTGTTAGCGCGGATCAGGGCTGAGCGGGCGGCCGTACCGCCTAAGCAGCGGGCGGCGCGCGGACGCCGTACCCAGAAAGATAAGCCGGCGCCGCCGACCAGGGTGATCGGCCGCGACTACCAGCAGGGAGAGCTGCCGCTGTGA
- a CDS encoding class I SAM-dependent DNA methyltransferase, whose translation MSNVDSRRLVQKLWNYCDVLRDDGVSTIDYVEQLTFLLFLKMADERANRSIKREQIVPDELSWQTLLDADGDDLEVQYRKILTGLAHEPGTLGTIFRKAQNKIQDPAKLKRLIVDLIDKEKWSQAGVDVKGDAYEELLAKGAEDTKSGAGQYFTPRALTAAMVDCMLPTPDDTITDPACGTGGFLLAAYEHIMRHHGAALMPDQRRRLANGAISGTELVDGTARLAAMNMLLHGIGTPNGPSLIEVRDALGKKPDRRASLVLANPPFGRSSSIRMVGEDGRATREEREIERDDFWATTANKQLNFVQHIASLLEIDGRAAVVLPDNVLFEGGAGEVIRRRLLKQYDLHTLLRLPTGIFYAGGVKANVLFFERKRAREEPWTTKLWVYDFRTNQHFTLKQNPLRRDHLQDFVDCYLPGKDRAERVETERFRPFGYDELIARDKVNLDITWLKDASLEDADALLPPEVIAQEIVEDLEAALREFTAIAEALSSRTTTTTDGPTEGEPVRPGTT comes from the coding sequence GTGAGCAACGTTGATTCGCGCCGGCTGGTGCAGAAGCTCTGGAATTACTGCGACGTGCTGCGCGACGATGGCGTGTCAACAATCGACTACGTCGAGCAGTTGACCTTCCTGCTGTTCCTGAAGATGGCCGACGAGCGGGCCAACCGGTCGATCAAGCGGGAGCAGATCGTCCCCGACGAGCTGAGCTGGCAGACGCTGCTGGACGCCGACGGCGACGACCTGGAGGTGCAGTACCGGAAGATCCTGACCGGGCTGGCGCACGAGCCCGGCACCCTCGGCACCATCTTCCGGAAGGCGCAGAACAAGATCCAGGATCCGGCGAAGCTGAAGCGGCTGATCGTTGACCTGATCGACAAGGAGAAGTGGTCGCAGGCGGGTGTCGACGTCAAGGGTGACGCCTACGAGGAGTTGCTCGCCAAGGGCGCCGAGGACACCAAGTCCGGCGCCGGGCAATACTTCACGCCGCGCGCCCTGACCGCCGCGATGGTCGACTGCATGTTGCCGACCCCGGATGACACGATCACCGACCCGGCCTGCGGCACCGGCGGCTTCCTGCTCGCCGCGTACGAGCACATCATGCGCCACCACGGCGCCGCGCTGATGCCCGACCAGCGGCGCCGGCTTGCCAACGGCGCGATCAGCGGCACCGAGCTGGTTGACGGCACCGCCCGGCTGGCGGCGATGAACATGCTGCTGCACGGCATCGGCACCCCCAACGGACCGTCGCTGATCGAGGTGCGGGACGCGCTCGGCAAGAAGCCGGATCGGCGGGCCAGCCTGGTGCTCGCCAACCCGCCGTTCGGGCGCAGCTCCTCGATCCGGATGGTCGGCGAGGACGGCCGGGCGACCCGCGAGGAGCGGGAGATCGAACGCGACGACTTCTGGGCCACCACCGCCAACAAGCAGCTCAACTTCGTCCAGCACATCGCCTCGCTGCTGGAGATCGACGGCCGGGCCGCCGTCGTGCTGCCGGACAACGTCCTCTTCGAGGGCGGCGCGGGCGAGGTGATCCGACGCCGGCTGCTCAAGCAGTACGACCTGCACACCCTGCTCCGGCTTCCCACCGGCATCTTCTATGCCGGCGGGGTCAAGGCCAACGTGCTCTTCTTCGAGCGCAAGCGCGCCCGCGAAGAGCCGTGGACCACCAAGCTCTGGGTCTACGACTTCCGCACCAACCAGCACTTCACGCTCAAGCAGAACCCGCTGCGTCGTGACCATCTCCAGGACTTCGTCGACTGCTACCTGCCCGGCAAGGACCGTGCCGAGCGGGTCGAGACCGAACGGTTCCGGCCCTTCGGATACGACGAACTGATTGCCCGCGACAAGGTCAACCTCGACATCACCTGGCTCAAGGACGCCTCGCTGGAGGACGCCGACGCGTTGCTGCCACCGGAGGTGATCGCCCAGGAGATCGTGGAGGATCTGGAGGCAGCCCTACGCGAGTTCACCGCCATCGCTGAGGCGCTGTCGTCGCGTACGACGACGACCACCGACGGGCCGACGGAGGGCGAGCCGGTGCGGCCGGGAACAACGTGA
- a CDS encoding RidA family protein produces MQLVPHSPIDGVYPATEDYVHAMEVRGAERLLFVAGTMGLDANGRPGADLAEQLDLIWSNIRAILSSADMTVDNIVRLTSYLRDASYSEANAAARVAALGGRVVPTTAIVAETLVSEWLVEIEVVAAG; encoded by the coding sequence ATGCAGTTGGTTCCACACAGTCCGATCGACGGGGTCTACCCGGCCACCGAGGATTATGTGCACGCCATGGAGGTGCGGGGCGCCGAGCGGCTGCTGTTCGTGGCCGGCACCATGGGTTTGGACGCCAACGGCAGACCGGGCGCCGACCTCGCCGAGCAACTCGACCTGATCTGGTCGAACATCCGCGCCATCCTCTCCTCGGCCGACATGACGGTCGACAACATCGTCCGGCTCACCAGCTACCTGCGCGACGCCTCGTATTCGGAAGCCAACGCGGCGGCGCGAGTCGCGGCGCTCGGCGGCCGGGTCGTACCGACCACCGCGATCGTCGCCGAGACGCTGGTCAGCGAGTGGCTGGTCGAAATCGAGGTCGTCGCGGCGGGTTGA
- a CDS encoding DNA alkylation repair protein produces MAELAALEDPKMREVNEKHGDDHGVNLGKLRAVAKRLKTQQDLARQLWQTGDTAARLLALLICRPKAFERDELDTMLREARTPKVHDWLVNYVVKKSPHSEELRLAWFADPDPVVASAGWALTSERVVKKPEGLDLAGLLDIIEAEMKDAPDRLQWAMNHCLAQIGIEHPEHRARALAIGERLEVLKDYPTPPGCTSPYAPIWINEMVRRQHDK; encoded by the coding sequence ATGGCCGAACTGGCCGCGCTCGAGGACCCGAAGATGCGCGAGGTGAACGAGAAACACGGTGACGATCACGGTGTGAACCTCGGCAAGCTGCGCGCGGTCGCGAAGCGGCTGAAGACGCAGCAGGACCTCGCGCGCCAGCTCTGGCAAACCGGTGACACCGCGGCGCGGCTGCTGGCGCTGCTGATCTGCCGCCCGAAGGCGTTCGAGCGGGACGAGTTGGACACCATGTTGCGCGAGGCGCGTACCCCCAAGGTGCACGACTGGCTGGTTAACTACGTGGTGAAGAAGAGCCCGCACTCCGAGGAGCTGCGCCTGGCGTGGTTCGCCGATCCTGATCCGGTGGTCGCGAGCGCCGGCTGGGCGCTGACCAGCGAACGCGTCGTCAAGAAGCCCGAGGGCCTCGATCTCGCGGGACTGCTCGACATCATCGAGGCGGAGATGAAGGACGCCCCGGATCGCCTCCAGTGGGCGATGAACCACTGCCTCGCCCAGATCGGCATCGAGCACCCCGAGCACCGCGCCCGCGCCCTCGCCATCGGCGAGCGCCTGGAGGTGCTGAAGGACTATCCGACTCCCCCGGGCTGCACGTCCCCGTACGCGCCCATCTGGATCAACGAAATGGTCCGCCGCCAGCACGACAAGTAG
- a CDS encoding nuclear transport factor 2 family protein: MATRPPVPPFTRETAAQKVRMAEDAWNGRDPEKVAQAYTPDSRWRNRAEFINGRDEIVAFLRRKWARELEYRLIKELWATEGNRIAVRFAYEFHDDSGNWFRSYGNENWEFDENGLMRVRLASINDLPIAESERKYHWPLGRRPDDHPGLSDLGL; the protein is encoded by the coding sequence ATGGCGACCCGTCCCCCGGTACCCCCGTTCACCCGTGAGACCGCCGCGCAGAAGGTGCGGATGGCCGAGGATGCCTGGAACGGCCGGGATCCGGAGAAGGTGGCGCAGGCGTACACCCCGGATTCCCGGTGGCGCAACCGGGCCGAGTTCATCAACGGGCGGGACGAGATCGTCGCGTTCCTCCGGCGCAAGTGGGCCAGGGAGCTGGAGTACCGCCTGATCAAGGAGCTCTGGGCCACCGAGGGGAACCGGATCGCCGTACGGTTCGCGTACGAGTTCCACGACGACTCCGGGAACTGGTTCCGGTCGTACGGGAACGAGAACTGGGAGTTCGACGAGAACGGGCTGATGCGGGTCCGGCTGGCCAGCATCAACGACCTGCCGATCGCCGAGTCGGAGCGGAAGTACCACTGGCCGCTCGGGCGTCGCCCCGACGACCACCCGGGGCTGAGCGACCTCGGCCTCTGA
- a CDS encoding S8 family serine peptidase codes for MPHRSGRSRADRPRRWRLLVGATVVLLGVTAQPALATAAGPEAEVSRELLAELAAEGSTTFNVYLRERAELSGAAKLADADDRAGAVYRTLTATAERSQRDLRAELDKRGTTYRSYWIANMLRVQGDRALLDAIAARDDVQSIEPSRTYELIKPEPFRATTDAGTDAVEWNVANIEAPRVWSEFDTRGEDVVVANIDSGVLFDHPALLNSYRGNTGSGFDHDYNWFDPAEVCANPAPCDNNGHGTHTMGTMVGDDGAGNQIGVAPGARWIAAKGCETNNCSDASLLAAGQWVLAPTDLKGQNPRPDLRPDIVNNSWGGGRGDEWYKQVVVSWRAAGIFPSFSAGNDGPGCNTTENPGDYPLTYATGSYDGNNTISSFSGRGTSSIDGSVKPNIAAPGSNIRSSLSSGGYGVGSGTSMAAPHVSATVALVWSAAPGLRGNIPATERLLDDTATDVDALGCGGTVDDNNTFGEGRLNAYQAVQAAPRGDTGRVTGTVSNASTGEPVAGAEVRSGAFNTVTDADGRYSLVLPVGTHELTASGYGFNPGTATVTLAPGQVLTQNFALATARMVTVAGKVTDGSGHGWPLYAKIEVSGRPGGPVFTNPVTGAYSFTVPGSASYRLDTTVVYPGYRPVSTEVAVGTGSKTVNIAATVLPACTAAGYTAGFSDPLLTESFDGTSTPAGWSVVNRTDSGGWSFDDPAGRTNLTGGTGNFAIVDSDALGSGNTQDTDLVTPPLDLSATAAPLLRFNSDWRAVGVSDTADVDVSTDGGTTWTNVWHQTVSRRGPRVEEVPLDRAAGAANAQVRFRFNGTFAWWWQVDNVALVNRTCTPKPGGLVAGFTTDANTGDPVNGVTVVSGNQPADRGVSAATPDDPNIPDGFYWLYSSLTGTQPFTASLSPYRGLTKQVTVTPDATRRADFALKAARLTVTPKALELHQPYGSTRNVTLTVTNTGNAPATVQALERAARFSQLSAKGAELVEYRMKGLSQSRTGTAYGPGTGTAAAAPLVDEAWTRVANLPAAVYDNSAVTLDGKVYSIGGGADTGNERKSWVYDPATNVWTALPDLPTARSKPAVAALNGRIYAIGGWGDGDAPVETVDMFNPATGTWSTLPGVTNPAPRAAAAFATSGGKLYVIGGCGDNECSVDTADVTVFDPLTGRFDTAADYPQGSSWMSCGGIGGRVYCAGGVGAAEFKNGYVYDPATNAWSPLPDMPLDLWGSQYAAAGGMLVLAGGATAASTTLTNRTIGYDPVAGAWVNLPNAQFARYRGAGVCGAYKVGGSPSSFVGSAESERLGGLEACLEDGGASWLSSTPASFTLAAGASRTITVSLTATAAAGVAQPGTYTAELGLVTDSPYPVPVVGVEMNVSPPGSWGKLQGTVIGRTCGGVEVPLAATVRANLVGDPATGYTLPASSQGGYSWWLAKGRYDVIAAKDGWVPQVKRQQIQPSLVTTLDFTLEPVNPCPARLGGI; via the coding sequence ATGCCGCACCGATCCGGACGGAGCCGGGCTGACCGGCCAAGACGCTGGCGTTTGTTGGTCGGCGCGACCGTCGTGCTGCTCGGCGTCACCGCACAGCCCGCGCTCGCCACGGCGGCCGGTCCCGAGGCGGAGGTGAGCCGGGAACTACTCGCCGAACTCGCCGCCGAGGGCAGCACCACGTTCAACGTCTACCTGCGGGAACGCGCCGAGCTGAGCGGAGCGGCGAAGCTGGCCGACGCCGACGACCGGGCCGGCGCCGTCTACCGGACCCTCACCGCCACCGCCGAGCGCAGCCAGCGCGACCTCCGCGCCGAACTGGACAAACGAGGCACGACGTATCGGTCGTACTGGATCGCGAACATGCTGCGGGTGCAGGGCGACCGGGCCCTGCTCGACGCGATCGCGGCCCGGGACGACGTGCAGAGCATCGAACCGAGTCGTACCTACGAACTGATCAAACCTGAGCCGTTCCGGGCCACCACCGACGCCGGTACCGACGCGGTCGAGTGGAACGTCGCCAACATCGAGGCGCCCCGGGTCTGGTCCGAGTTCGACACCCGGGGCGAGGACGTGGTCGTCGCCAACATCGACAGCGGCGTGCTCTTCGACCACCCGGCGCTGCTCAACTCCTACCGGGGCAACACCGGCAGCGGTTTCGACCACGACTACAACTGGTTCGACCCCGCCGAGGTCTGCGCCAACCCGGCGCCGTGCGACAACAACGGCCACGGCACGCACACCATGGGCACCATGGTCGGCGACGACGGTGCCGGCAACCAGATCGGCGTGGCACCCGGCGCCCGGTGGATCGCCGCCAAGGGCTGCGAGACCAACAACTGCTCCGACGCCTCGCTGCTCGCCGCCGGCCAGTGGGTGCTCGCCCCGACCGACCTGAAGGGGCAGAACCCCCGGCCGGACCTGCGCCCGGACATCGTCAACAACTCCTGGGGCGGCGGTCGCGGCGACGAGTGGTACAAGCAGGTCGTGGTCTCCTGGCGGGCCGCCGGCATCTTCCCCAGCTTCTCCGCCGGCAACGACGGACCGGGCTGCAACACCACCGAGAACCCCGGCGACTACCCGCTGACCTACGCGACCGGGTCCTACGACGGCAACAACACCATCTCCAGCTTCTCCGGCCGGGGAACGTCCAGCATCGACGGCTCGGTCAAGCCGAACATCGCCGCGCCGGGCAGCAACATCCGGTCCAGCCTCTCCAGCGGTGGCTACGGGGTGGGCAGCGGCACCTCGATGGCGGCACCGCACGTCTCCGCCACCGTCGCGCTGGTCTGGTCGGCGGCACCCGGGCTGCGGGGCAACATCCCGGCCACCGAGCGGCTGCTCGACGACACCGCCACCGACGTCGACGCGCTGGGCTGCGGCGGCACCGTCGACGACAACAACACCTTCGGCGAGGGCCGGCTGAACGCGTACCAGGCGGTCCAGGCGGCACCGCGCGGCGACACGGGCCGGGTCACCGGCACCGTCAGCAACGCCAGCACCGGGGAGCCGGTCGCCGGTGCCGAGGTACGCAGCGGCGCGTTCAACACCGTCACCGACGCGGACGGCCGGTACTCCCTGGTGCTGCCGGTCGGCACCCACGAACTGACCGCCTCCGGGTACGGCTTCAACCCCGGCACCGCCACCGTGACGCTGGCCCCGGGCCAGGTGCTCACCCAGAACTTCGCCCTCGCCACGGCCCGGATGGTCACCGTCGCCGGCAAGGTCACCGACGGCTCCGGGCACGGCTGGCCGCTGTACGCGAAGATCGAGGTCTCCGGCCGGCCCGGCGGCCCGGTCTTCACCAACCCGGTGACCGGCGCCTACTCCTTCACCGTCCCCGGCAGCGCCAGCTACCGGCTCGACACCACGGTCGTCTACCCCGGCTACCGGCCGGTCAGCACCGAGGTGGCGGTCGGTACCGGCTCGAAGACCGTCAACATCGCCGCCACCGTACTGCCGGCCTGCACCGCCGCCGGTTACACGGCCGGGTTCAGCGACCCGCTGCTGACGGAGAGCTTCGACGGCACCTCGACGCCGGCCGGCTGGTCGGTGGTGAACCGCACGGACTCCGGCGGCTGGAGCTTCGACGACCCGGCCGGCCGGACCAACCTGACCGGCGGCACCGGCAACTTCGCGATCGTCGACAGTGACGCGCTGGGCAGCGGCAACACCCAGGACACCGACCTGGTCACGCCGCCGCTGGACCTCTCGGCGACGGCCGCGCCGCTGCTGCGGTTCAACAGCGACTGGCGGGCGGTCGGGGTCAGCGACACCGCCGACGTCGACGTCTCCACCGACGGCGGTACGACCTGGACCAACGTCTGGCACCAGACGGTCAGCCGGCGCGGCCCACGGGTCGAGGAGGTACCGCTGGACCGGGCGGCCGGTGCGGCGAACGCCCAGGTGCGGTTCCGCTTCAACGGCACCTTCGCCTGGTGGTGGCAGGTCGACAACGTCGCGCTGGTCAACCGGACCTGCACCCCGAAGCCGGGCGGCCTGGTCGCCGGCTTCACCACCGACGCCAACACCGGCGACCCGGTCAACGGTGTCACGGTGGTCAGCGGCAACCAGCCGGCCGACCGGGGCGTGTCGGCGGCGACACCGGACGACCCGAACATCCCGGACGGCTTCTACTGGCTCTACTCCAGCCTGACCGGGACGCAGCCGTTCACCGCCAGCCTGTCGCCGTACCGGGGACTCACCAAGCAGGTGACGGTGACGCCGGACGCCACCCGGCGGGCCGACTTCGCGCTCAAGGCGGCCCGGCTGACGGTCACCCCGAAGGCCCTGGAGCTGCACCAGCCGTACGGCAGCACCCGGAACGTCACCCTGACGGTCACCAACACCGGCAACGCGCCGGCCACCGTGCAGGCGCTGGAACGGGCGGCCCGGTTCAGCCAGCTCTCGGCGAAGGGCGCCGAGCTGGTGGAGTACCGGATGAAGGGGCTGAGCCAGAGTCGCACCGGAACCGCCTACGGGCCCGGCACCGGGACGGCGGCCGCGGCGCCGCTGGTCGACGAGGCGTGGACCCGGGTGGCGAACCTCCCGGCGGCGGTCTACGACAACTCGGCGGTGACCCTTGACGGCAAGGTCTACTCGATCGGTGGCGGCGCCGACACCGGCAACGAGCGCAAGAGCTGGGTCTACGACCCGGCGACCAACGTCTGGACGGCGCTGCCGGACCTGCCGACCGCGCGGTCGAAGCCGGCGGTCGCCGCCCTGAACGGCCGGATCTACGCGATCGGCGGCTGGGGCGACGGTGACGCCCCGGTGGAGACGGTCGACATGTTCAACCCGGCCACCGGGACCTGGAGCACCCTGCCCGGGGTCACCAACCCGGCGCCCCGGGCGGCGGCCGCGTTCGCGACCAGCGGCGGCAAGCTCTACGTCATCGGCGGCTGCGGCGACAACGAGTGCTCGGTCGACACCGCGGACGTGACGGTCTTCGACCCGCTGACCGGCAGGTTCGACACCGCGGCCGACTATCCGCAGGGCTCCTCCTGGATGTCCTGCGGCGGCATCGGCGGTCGGGTCTACTGCGCCGGTGGCGTCGGCGCGGCCGAGTTCAAGAACGGCTACGTCTACGACCCGGCGACGAACGCCTGGTCCCCGCTGCCCGACATGCCGCTCGACCTCTGGGGCTCGCAGTACGCGGCGGCCGGCGGCATGCTGGTGCTGGCCGGGGGCGCCACCGCGGCCTCGACCACGTTGACCAACCGGACGATCGGGTACGACCCGGTGGCCGGTGCCTGGGTGAACCTGCCGAACGCGCAGTTCGCCCGCTATCGGGGCGCCGGTGTCTGCGGGGCGTACAAGGTCGGTGGTTCGCCGAGTTCGTTCGTCGGGTCGGCCGAGAGCGAGCGGCTCGGCGGGCTGGAGGCGTGTCTGGAGGACGGCGGGGCGTCCTGGCTGAGCAGTACGCCGGCCAGCTTCACCCTGGCCGCCGGTGCGTCCCGGACCATCACGGTCAGCCTGACCGCCACCGCGGCGGCCGGGGTCGCCCAGCCCGGCACCTACACCGCCGAACTCGGCCTGGTGACCGACAGCCCCTATCCGGTACCGGTGGTCGGGGTGGAGATGAACGTCTCCCCGCCCGGCAGTTGGGGCAAGCTCCAGGGCACGGTGATCGGCCGGACCTGTGGCGGCGTCGAGGTGCCGTTGGCGGCGACGGTCCGGGCCAACCTGGTCGGCGATCCGGCCACCGGCTACACCCTGCCGGCGAGCAGCCAGGGCGGCTACTCCTGGTGGCTGGCGAAGGGCCGGTACGACGTCATCGCCGCCAAGGACGGCTGGGTGCCGCAGGTGAAGCGGCAGCAGATCCAGCCCAGCCTGGTCACCACCCTCGATTTCACCCTGGAGCCGGTGAACCCGTGCCCGGCCCGGCTGGGCGGGATCTGA
- a CDS encoding winged helix-turn-helix domain-containing protein has protein sequence MANGEVPLVVCVSTDVAVRERVVRRLDDFGTVVICSDLSELRAMLFPMVGNATDSGPGPVNLGDLSVDPGGHLVTWRGEPLALTRLERELLARLASAPLGVWTYERLFGSVWGGAYLGDTAILHSAVKRLRRKLRAVEGGPQVQTVRGVGYRLAPGH, from the coding sequence GTGGCAAACGGAGAGGTCCCGCTCGTCGTGTGCGTGTCCACGGACGTCGCCGTGCGGGAGCGGGTGGTCCGACGGCTCGACGACTTCGGCACCGTCGTGATCTGCTCGGACCTGTCCGAGTTGCGGGCAATGCTGTTTCCGATGGTCGGCAACGCGACGGATTCCGGACCGGGCCCGGTGAACCTCGGCGACCTCTCCGTCGACCCGGGCGGGCACCTGGTCACCTGGCGCGGCGAGCCACTGGCACTGACCCGGCTGGAACGTGAACTGCTGGCCCGGCTGGCCAGCGCACCCCTCGGGGTGTGGACGTACGAGCGGCTCTTCGGGTCGGTCTGGGGCGGCGCCTACCTCGGCGACACCGCCATCCTGCACTCGGCGGTGAAACGACTGCGCCGCAAGCTGCGCGCCGTCGAGGGCGGTCCGCAGGTGCAGACCGTACGCGGCGTCGGCTACCGGCTGGCTCCCGGACACTGA
- a CDS encoding DsrE family protein — translation MARTLVVKVTAGSDSPERCAQAFTVAATAVASGVDVSLWLTGESSWFALPGRAEEFELPHSAPLAELLHVILSSGRVTVCTQCAARREIGESDLLPGVRIAGAAVFVEEAMADGAQALVY, via the coding sequence ATGGCTCGTACCCTGGTCGTCAAGGTCACCGCCGGTTCGGATTCGCCGGAGCGCTGCGCGCAGGCGTTCACCGTGGCCGCCACGGCGGTCGCCTCCGGGGTCGACGTGTCGCTCTGGCTGACCGGCGAGTCGAGCTGGTTCGCGCTGCCCGGCCGGGCCGAGGAGTTCGAGTTGCCGCACTCGGCACCGCTGGCCGAGCTGCTGCACGTGATCCTGAGCAGTGGCCGGGTCACGGTCTGCACCCAGTGCGCCGCCCGCCGGGAGATCGGCGAGTCCGACCTGCTGCCCGGGGTACGCATCGCCGGGGCGGCGGTCTTCGTCGAGGAGGCGATGGCCGACGGCGCCCAGGCGCTGGTCTACTAG
- the mtfM gene encoding small membrane protein MtfM gives MVTEIGFVSLLVAGFGALAGYLVYLAVRISRGRW, from the coding sequence ATGGTTACCGAGATTGGGTTCGTCAGCCTGCTGGTCGCGGGCTTCGGCGCGCTCGCCGGTTACCTGGTGTACCTGGCAGTGAGAATTTCGAGAGGACGTTGGTGA
- a CDS encoding FABP family protein, whose product MSDNPIEPPPWLNAPPVDPYPYEETYDLRKGPDLHPALLGLLPYVGLWRGRGRGGFPSIEDFDYAQEIRITHDGRPFLYYESRAWILDEQSRPVRPAGREVGWWRAVLDADGRGTDELEVLLTTPTGIMELHLGKVTGTRVEIATDAVVRSATAKEVTAGHRLFGIVEGALLYAQEMAAVGHPLSPHLSARLVRVGG is encoded by the coding sequence TTGAGCGACAACCCCATTGAGCCGCCGCCGTGGCTGAACGCGCCGCCGGTCGACCCGTACCCGTACGAGGAGACGTACGACCTGCGCAAGGGGCCGGACCTGCACCCGGCGCTGCTCGGCCTGCTGCCGTACGTCGGGCTCTGGCGCGGACGGGGCCGGGGCGGATTCCCGAGCATCGAGGACTTCGACTACGCCCAGGAGATCCGGATCACCCATGACGGGCGGCCGTTCCTCTACTACGAGTCGCGGGCCTGGATCCTGGACGAGCAGAGCCGGCCGGTCCGGCCCGCCGGTCGCGAGGTGGGCTGGTGGCGGGCCGTACTCGACGCCGACGGCCGGGGCACCGACGAGCTGGAGGTCCTGCTCACCACCCCGACCGGGATCATGGAGCTGCACCTCGGCAAGGTCACCGGCACCCGGGTGGAGATCGCCACCGACGCGGTGGTGCGGAGCGCGACCGCCAAGGAGGTCACCGCCGGGCACCGGCTCTTCGGCATCGTCGAGGGGGCGCTGCTCTACGCCCAGGAGATGGCCGCGGTCGGGCATCCGCTCTCCCCGCACCTCTCCGCCCGGCTGGTCCGGGTCGGCGGCTGA